The following coding sequences are from one Arthrobacter sp. 24S4-2 window:
- a CDS encoding matrixin family metalloprotease, translating into MESPPPDQRRPRHSGPAGTTARILRNVALTGLIAVAAFTAAGLFYGDPRVVGLFEFRNSTVPDGKAAPQQPGTAAENVGSDAPPPGLEEEDSPLGAPEEPPFTSGSYKFLATNDDGTPVGYSPCRPLHYVVNARLAPAGAESLVEDAIGTISRATGIRFINDGPTAEEPSEDRDPYQPETYGERWAPLLIAWTTPESAPKLKGQVIGTGGSTHYSFDGGPKTFVSGSLDLDAPQIAGELGRAEGSAYATAVILHELSHVMGLEHVDDPTQLMYPEIGTPEGLAAGDLNGLYQLGRAACRKDL; encoded by the coding sequence GTGGAGAGTCCGCCGCCGGACCAACGCCGGCCGCGGCATTCAGGCCCGGCCGGAACCACTGCCCGGATCCTGCGCAATGTGGCCCTGACAGGCCTGATTGCCGTCGCCGCATTTACGGCTGCCGGGCTGTTCTACGGCGACCCCCGTGTTGTGGGTCTCTTCGAGTTCCGGAACAGCACGGTCCCCGACGGTAAGGCTGCCCCGCAGCAGCCCGGCACGGCTGCTGAAAACGTCGGTTCCGACGCACCGCCGCCCGGTCTGGAGGAAGAGGATTCCCCGCTGGGGGCACCGGAAGAGCCGCCGTTCACCAGTGGCTCGTACAAGTTCCTGGCCACAAACGACGACGGCACTCCCGTCGGCTATTCGCCCTGCCGGCCGCTGCATTACGTGGTCAATGCCCGCCTGGCTCCGGCGGGCGCGGAAAGCCTGGTGGAGGACGCCATCGGCACCATTTCCCGCGCCACCGGTATCCGCTTCATCAATGACGGGCCGACCGCAGAAGAGCCCTCTGAGGACCGCGACCCCTACCAGCCCGAGACCTACGGTGAGCGCTGGGCGCCGCTCCTGATCGCGTGGACCACCCCGGAGTCAGCACCCAAGCTCAAAGGTCAGGTGATCGGCACCGGCGGCAGCACGCACTACAGTTTCGACGGCGGACCGAAGACGTTCGTCTCCGGCAGCCTCGACCTCGATGCGCCGCAGATAGCCGGCGAGCTCGGGCGCGCCGAGGGCTCCGCCTACGCCACCGCGGTGATCCTGCACGAGCTGTCCCACGTGATGGGGCTCGAACACGTGGATGATCCCACCCAGCTGATGTACCCGGAGATCGGTACGCCGGAGGGGCTCGCCGCGGGTGACCTTAACGGCCTGTACCAGCTGGGCCGGGCCGCCTGCCGCAAGGACCTCTAG
- a CDS encoding VIT1/CCC1 family protein, whose amino-acid sequence MSQHAKSDRNRAHPAVVRDAAGQDSAGRGAAGQDAATSVSGPVATPGPADIKRWRQYLADERAEAAVYRDLAQNRRGEERDILLALAEAEGRHEAHWLRLLGDHAGKPRPASLRSQLLGFLARHFGSVFVLALAQRAEGRSPYSSDPSATPAMVADEQIHEEVVRGLATRGRNRLAGSFRAAVFGANDGLVSNLSLVMGMAASGVGSQVVLLSGVAGLLAGALSMGAGEFISVRSQRELLDATRPTQITLSAAPLLDIEHNELLLVYLARGMSREAAEHRVAERMGLLGCDCDPSLSLQPELPETEDQHEAVGTAWSAAASSFCFFASGAIIPIIPFVLGMTGVAALAVSAALVGLALLLTGGVVGLLSGTSPTTRGFRQLAIGVGAAGVTYLLGMAFGAVVA is encoded by the coding sequence GTGTCTCAGCACGCTAAATCTGACCGGAACCGCGCCCATCCCGCCGTCGTCCGGGACGCAGCCGGCCAGGACTCAGCCGGACGGGGCGCAGCCGGCCAGGACGCAGCCACCTCTGTCTCCGGCCCCGTCGCCACGCCCGGCCCGGCGGACATCAAGCGGTGGCGCCAGTACCTCGCCGATGAACGTGCCGAGGCCGCCGTCTACCGGGATCTGGCACAAAACCGCCGCGGTGAGGAACGGGACATCCTGCTGGCCCTTGCCGAGGCCGAAGGCCGCCACGAAGCCCACTGGCTCCGGCTCCTGGGCGATCACGCCGGGAAACCCCGGCCGGCGTCCCTCCGCAGCCAGCTGCTGGGCTTCCTGGCCCGCCACTTCGGTTCCGTTTTTGTCCTTGCTCTGGCCCAGCGCGCCGAAGGCCGCTCCCCCTATTCCTCGGACCCGTCAGCCACGCCTGCCATGGTTGCCGACGAGCAGATCCACGAGGAGGTTGTCCGCGGGCTCGCGACGCGCGGCCGGAACAGGCTGGCGGGATCCTTCCGGGCGGCAGTTTTCGGTGCCAATGACGGCCTGGTCAGCAACCTCTCGCTGGTGATGGGCATGGCCGCATCAGGTGTCGGCAGCCAGGTGGTGCTGCTCAGCGGCGTGGCCGGGCTGCTCGCAGGAGCCCTGTCCATGGGCGCCGGGGAATTCATCTCCGTCCGTTCCCAGCGGGAACTCCTGGACGCGACCCGCCCCACCCAGATCACCCTCTCCGCCGCCCCGCTGCTGGACATTGAACACAACGAACTGCTGCTGGTCTACCTGGCCCGCGGCATGTCGCGTGAAGCGGCCGAACACCGGGTGGCCGAACGGATGGGCCTGCTGGGCTGCGACTGCGATCCGAGCCTGTCGCTCCAGCCCGAGCTTCCCGAAACTGAAGACCAGCACGAGGCCGTGGGCACCGCGTGGAGCGCCGCGGCGTCGAGCTTCTGCTTCTTCGCCTCCGGCGCCATCATTCCCATCATCCCGTTCGTGCTGGGCATGACGGGCGTTGCCGCACTGGCGGTTTCCGCCGCTTTGGTGGGCCTGGCGCTCCTGCTGACCGGCGGCGTCGTGGGCCTGTTGTCCGGAACGTCTCCGACGACGAGGGGTTTCCGGCAGCTGGCCATCGGCGTGGGCGCCGCCGGCGTCACCTATCTCCTTGGGATGGCGTTTGGCGCGGTGGTCGCCTAG